Proteins from a genomic interval of Lolium perenne isolate Kyuss_39 chromosome 1, Kyuss_2.0, whole genome shotgun sequence:
- the LOC127321052 gene encoding nuclear transcription factor Y subunit B, with translation MSDAPASPPGVGSDDGGGGGFGGVREQDRFLPIANISRIMKKAIPANGKIAKDAKETVQECVSEFISFITSEASDKCQREKRKTINGDDLLWAMATLGFEEYIEPLKVYLHKFREMEGDSKVTSKDGSVKKDVLGHGGTTSSTVQGMGQQVAYNQGMVYMQPQYHNGDIPN, from the exons ATGTCGGACGCGCCGGCGAGCCCCCCGGGCGTCGGgagcgacgacggcggcgggggCGGCTTCGGCGGCGTCAGGGAGCAGGACAGGTTCCTGCCCATCGCCAACATCAGCCGCATCATGAAGAAGGCCATCCCGGCCAACGGCAAGATTGCCAAGGACGCCAAGGAGACCGTGCAGGAGTGCGTCTCCGAGTTCATATCCTTCATCACCAGCGA GGCCAGCGACAAGTGCCAGAGGGAGAAACGCAAGACCATCAACGGCGACGACCTGCTTTGGGCGATGGCCACGCTGGGGTTCGAGGAGTACATCGAACCCCTCAAGGTCTATCTGCACAAGTTCAGAGAG ATGGAG GGTGATAGTAAGGTAACATCGAAGGATGGCTCTGTTAAAAAGGATGTACTTGGTCATGGAGGAACAACTAGCTCAACTGTGCAAGGG ATGGGCCAACAAGTAGCATACAACCAAGGAATGGTTTATATGCAACCTCAG TACCATAATGGGGACATCCCAAACTGA
- the LOC127321030 gene encoding uncharacterized protein: MSSTPAAVAFAASDPGPDTEPKQEKAAGPDDVTMTEASEEEAPAAVAEVKDEEAVVLMVDDDAPEEPVTEAVADPLYATESAGMVVADEPMEGAQQGVEGGGGGDRLESEARALTGEAEAKPGPAGDLAESSEPGENHAGAAHAAGSDNGGELDNGVAHFEENGPSLQCARYPLPPLDKEGFRVSDLVWGKVKSHPWWPGEIFDPANASELALKHQRKGGRLVAYFGDNSFAWCDESQLKPFVANYSQMEKQSSQDSFVGSVNYALEELSRRILSGMSCSCLPEELSDNGMSYMVENAGLKDGVTCSAVNRSEILTCFSPENLLQYIRALALLPGQGGDLLELVIACSQLTSLYRSKGCPELASFQTGSAWVEDGVDTSPTNNVVIEEVAVAEEPPPPPPVEVKPKRGRGRPRKHRPEDNLALAAKKGASSVSNNNASYSTPQSVKDFNDLDANKKKRSLDSLEDSDTKSPTSAFGASFKIGECIRRAANQLTGTSSAVKSQNEADNAAEAENAGFDVSSDDAVNELTVEKCAKRRRMLRHLIADPKELFSQLSSVAVEPMDKYNSSAMIISYFSDYRNYVVSATTEANVIEKTASKRGRKKRVLPSPELQTTDHMQDSYWSGLSLHNHPIHSLKRAVINTRPRRKRKSVYDLSSIQHEEVAPKKQIQVIERSIIHVDEKIVDEWKPTALVLSFGRSTALPSETDLVKKFGRYGPLKESETEVQKNTNTVKIVFKKRADAERAFSDAGKYGTFGPSLRSYRLVNMPFSLGVSEPSKPEARPGDHGPEVSGKPEVSRDTVEVNQVDKSEKSEAVKAPSGEHVETVKKTCQSEPVKESSSEQVVQQACQPEADMVKKTGQIDAELTGPSDQTTTAKHNGQAETVARESSEQVSTMEQPSLEKQSEIALSGAATGAVQVAGAIEPDKVTEADAENEVPEETSAPMELQAQSSAEKPVEEDAAEQTSEIQAPKEASALSGAATGAVQIAGAIEPDKVTEADAENEVPEETSAPMELQAQSSSEKQVEQDAAEQTLEIQAPKEASVEIPRDLKLESKSLTEESVGQAATEQVKAPSDAVPPDSSDVQGSEPQLETVQFQAVGGTSIKQEDTTAEADTAQDVTEASVLEAGLSTQTVEPKTAEVAAEQVSCPEQTVQVEDIIDTSDGHADVGKQTAQEVTMAEAIVEGAVESKIEVPVGETVEDEATARTFEEAEEGKTTAEAPVDEMESTDATEALDERITEAENTIHDATVEAPDKKAATAEKTVDDGMFDAPEEKATIVEKTIEVVTVEAPHGKSTAAERIVESVAVEAPDEKATPVEKPIEDAAVEEPDEKVTAAEKTLEDATGETPDEKGTTSKQTAEDAMVEAADAQVGGVTEQTS, translated from the exons ATGAGCTCGACCCCTGCGGCCGTCGCCTTCGCGGCCTCGGATCCGGGGCCGGACACCGAGCCGAAGCAGGAGAAGGCCGCGGGGCCCGATGATGTGACCATGACGGAGGcctcggaggaggaggcgcccgCTGCTGTTGCCGAGGTGAAGGATGAAGAGGCCGTGGTGCTGATGGTGGACGACGATGCTCCGGAGGAGCCGGTCACGGAGGCCGTGGCCGATCCGCTCTACGCCACGGAGTCGGCCGGCATGGTCGTCGCAGACGAACCCATGGAAGGTGCACAGCAGGGGGTcgagggaggaggcggcggcgaccgGCTAGAATCAGAAGCCAGAGCTCTGACAGGCGAGGCGGAGGCGAAGCCGGGTCCGGCAGGGGATCTTGCTG AGTCCAGCGAGCCCGGGGAGAACCACGCCGGCGCGGCCCACGCGGCGGGGAGCGACAACGGCGGCGAGCTCGATAACGGCGTCGCGCATTTCGAGGAGAACGGGCCGTCGCTGCAGTGCGCCAGGTACCCCCTCCCGCCGCTCGACAAGGAAGGTTTCCGGGTCTCGGACCTGGTCTGGGGCAAGGTGAAGAGCCACCCGTGGTGGCCCGGCGAGATCTTCGACCCCGCCAACGCCTCCGAGCTGGCGCTCAAGCACCAGCGGAAGGGCGGCCGGCTGGTCGCGTACTTCGGGGACAACAGCTTCGCGTGGTGCGACGAGTCCCAGCTCAAGCCCTTTGTGGCCAACTACTCGCAGATGGAGAAGCAGAGCAGCCAGGATTCCTTTGTTGGCTCTGTCAATTACGCGCTCGAGGAGCTTTCGAGGCGGATACTGTCGGGCATGAGCTGCTCTTGCTTGCCCGAGGAGCTCTCGGACAATGGGATGTCGTATATGGTTGAGAATGCCGGGCTCAAGGATGGGGTTACTTGCTCGGCGGTTAACCGGTCTGAGATCTTGACGTGTTTTAGCCCGGAGAACCTGCTTCAGTATATTAGGGCGCTGGCTCTGCTCCCTGGCCAAGGCGGTGATCTGCTGGAGCTGGTGATAGCTTGTTCTCAGCTTACGTCTCTCTATCGGTCCAAGGGATGCCCTGAGCTCGCGTCGTTCCAGACTGGCAGTGCATGGGTTGAGGATGGTGTGGATACTTCTCCCACCAATAATGTAGTTATTGAGGAAGTTGCCGTTGCTGaagagcctcctcctcctcctcctgtcgAGGTCAAGCCTAAAAGAGGAAGGGGGAGACCTCGTAAACATAGGCCCGAGGATAACCTGGCGTTGGCAGCGAAAAAGGGCGCCTCCAGTGTCTCCAATAATAATGCTTCTTATAGCACTCCGCAAAGTGTCAAGGACTTCAATGATCTTGATGCGAACAAGAAGAAAAGGAGTCTTGACTCGCTTGAAGATTCTGATACAAAGTCACCAACTTCAGCTTTTGGTGCTTCTTTCAAGATTGGGGAGTGCATTCGGCGAGCTGCAAACCAGCTGACAGGAACATCGTCCGCTGTGAAGTCCCAGAATGAAGCAGATAATGCCGCTGAAGCAGAGaatgcaggatttgatgtctccagTGATGATGCCGTGAATGAACTTACTGTGGAAAAGTGTGCAAAGAGGAGACGCATGCTTAGGCATCTAATTGCAGACCCCAAGGAGTTATTCTCTCAGCTCAGTTCTGTCGCCGTAGAGCCAATGGACAAATATAATTCCTCCGCAATGATAATTAGTTACTTCAGTGATTACAGGAATTATGTTGTCTCTGCTACTACTGAAGCAAACGTTATTGAAAAAACTGCATCAAAGAGGGGTAGAAAGAAGAGGGTTTTACCTTCTCCTGAGCTGCAGACTACTGATCATATGCAGGACTCCTACTGGTCTGGTTTGAGTTTGCATAATCACCCGATTCATAGTCTGAAAAGAGCTGTTATCAACACCAGGCCAAGGCGTAAGCGCAAGTCAGTATACGACTTGTCGTCGATACAGCATGAAGAGGTGGCTCCTAAGAAACAGATACAAGTGATAGAAAGATCAATTATCCATGTCGACGAAAAGATTGTCGATGAGTGGAAGCCCACCGCACTTGTTTTAAGCTTTGGCAGGTCTACTGCTCTTCCGTCAGAAACTGATCTGGTGAAGAAATTTGGTCGCTATGGGCCACTGAAAGAATCCGAAACTGAAGTGCAAAAGAACAcaaatactgttaaaattgtcttcaagaaacgTGCTGATGCTGAAAGAGCTTTTAGCGATGCTGGAAAGTATGGCACTTTTGGTCCTTCACTTCGTAGCTACCGCCTTGTGAATATGCCGTTTTCTCTAGGAGTGTCAGAACCAAGTAAGCCTGAGGCGCGACCTGGGGATCATGGCCCAGAGGTTTCTG GTAAGCCTGAAGTTTCGCGGGATACTGTGGAAGTTAACCAAGTCGACAAAAGTGAGAAATCTGAAGCTGTAAAAGCGCCATCAGGTGAACATGTGGAGACCGTCAAGAAAACATGCCAATCTGAACCTGTAAAAGAATCATCTAGTGAGCAAGTTGTCCAGCAAGCTTGCCAACCTGAAGCTGACATGGTTAAGAAAACAGGACAAATTGATGCCGAGCTAACTGGGCCATCTGACCAAACTACAACAGCTAAACATAATGGGCAAGCTGAAACAGTTGCCAGGGAATCATCTGAACAAGTTAGCACAATGGAGCAACCTTCACTTGAAAAACAATCAGAGATTGCCCTGTCTGGAGCTGCAACTGGGGCAGTTCAGGTAGCTGGTGCGATCGAGCCAGACAAGGTAACAGAGGCTGATGCTGAGAATGAAGTTCCCGAGGAGACTAGCGCACCTATGGAATTGCAAGCTCAGAGTTCTGCTGAAAAACCAGTGGAAGAAGATGCAGCTGAGCAAACATCGGAAATTCAAGCTCCAAAAGAAGCATCTGCCCTGTCTGGAGCTGCAACTGGGGCAGTTCAGATAGCTGGTGCGATCGAGCCAGACAAGGTAACAGAGGCTGATGCTGAGAATGAAGTTCCCGAGGAGACTAGCGCACCTATGGAATTGCAGGCTCAAAGTTCTTCTGAAAAACAAGTGGAACAAGATGCAGCTGAGCAAACATTGGAAATTCAAGCTCCAAAAGAAGCATCAGTTGAAATTCCTCGTGACTTGAAGTTGGAAAGTAAATCTTTAACTGAAGAATCTGTAGGTCAAGCTGCAACTGAGCAAGTCAAAGCTCCATCAGATGCTGTACCCCCTGACAGTTCAGATGTTCAAGGGTCTGAACCGCAACTAGAAACTGTGCAGTTCCAGGCTGTAGGAGGAACATCAATAAAACAAGAGGATACAACAGCAGAAGCTGATACTGCTCAAGATGTAACTGAGGCATCAGTGCTAGAAGCTGGGCTGAGTACGCAAACCGTGGAACCCAAAACTGCTGAAGTCGCAGCCGAACAAGTCAGCTGTCCTGAGCAAACTGTTCAAGTGGAAGATATAATTGACACATCAGATGGACATGCCGATGTTGGCAAACAAACTGCACAAGAGGTGACTATGGCTGAAGCCATTGTTGAGGGAGCTGTGGAGTCAAAAATCGAAGTGCCAGTTGGGGAAACTGTAGAAGATGAAGCTACTGCCAGAACATTTGAGGAGGCTGAAGAAGGAAAAACTACAGCTGAAGCACCAGTTGATGAAATGGAAAGCACAGATGCAACTGAAGCACTGGATGAAAGAATTACAGAAGCTGAGAACACCATCCATGATGCCACGGTTGAAGCACCTGATAAGAAAGCCGCCACAGCCGAGAAGACTGTAGATGATGGCATGTTTGATGCACCAGAGGAAAAAGCTACAATAGTCGAGAAAACTATAGAGGTTGTCACAGTTGAAGCACCACATGGGAAATCTACAGCAGCCGAGAGAATCGTAGAGAGTGTTGCGGTTGAAGCACCAGATGAGAAAGCTACGCCAGTCGAGAAACCCATAGAGGATGCCGCAGTTGAAGAACCAGATGAGAAAGTTACGGCAGCCGAGAAAACCTTAGAGGATGCCACCGGTGAAACGCCAGATGAGAAAGGTACGACATCAAAGCAAACTGCAGAGGATGCCATGGTTGAGGCAGCTGATGCTCAAGTGGGGGGTGTAACTGAACAAACCAGCTAG